The sequence below is a genomic window from candidate division WOR-3 bacterium.
ATAGGTATACCGAAAATGACCGCCTTATAGCGCCGACATAAACGCACCCCGCGATTTATCAAACGCTGAGAAACAAAAGGCCGAACGGCATCGTGAATCACCACCATACCGTCTTCACTTTTAATCGCCCTTATCCCATTTAAAACCGAATCCTGTCTTCTCTTTCCGCCACTGACAATTTTATAAATCTTTCGCAATCGAAATTTTTTGACCAAAATTGCCATCCTGGTCCGTGCCCGCTGGGGCACAACCAAAATAATCTTATCGACCATCTTATTCTTTTCAAAAATTTCAGCAGTATGGATAATGATGGGTTTCCCAGCCAATTCAAAAAATTGTTTTAAACCGCCAAAACGCTTACCTTTACCAGCACCCACAATTACCGCAAAAATTGTCACATAAAGAATATAATCATAATTAAGCAAAAGTCAACAGGCTTAAGAATAAAAAAAGTTATTGACTTGCAGAATAAATTTTGTATTATAGATATATGCTACTAATTTTTTTGATACATATTACCAGTTCCCGC
It includes:
- the ispD gene encoding 2-C-methyl-D-erythritol 4-phosphate cytidylyltransferase, translated to MTIFAVIVGAGKGKRFGGLKQFFELAGKPIIIHTAEIFEKNKMVDKIILVVPQRARTRMAILVKKFRLRKIYKIVSGGKRRQDSVLNGIRAIKSEDGMVVIHDAVRPFVSQRLINRGVRLCRRYKAVIFGIPIFDTIKLVRNKKVVITVPRISPYAIQTPQFFDLASLKKAYEKVDFRKEFTDEASILESAGMDVFVFKGEPENIKITTKKDIISLRERV